One window of the Mycobacterium xenopi genome contains the following:
- a CDS encoding acyl-CoA dehydrogenase family protein, whose translation MATTEAKTGHNLFRTTTEIRRDGDHFVVRGLKSITSGLDVADRVLVFGRPPKTADGKPTGYTTILVDPRAPGATMTELSMRHREGVKQYQLELNDVCVPQEDLIGVEGQGLMVMWPFTHVERVLTAALCLGVAGYAITQSVRRAKERVVSGTLPIGANQAIAHPLAALHSRLEATRLFVYRTAARFDAGVDGFDIAGHANMAKLLTADLAFDATDHAMQVMGADAWDERQGWLDSYLDARLSRSGPVSNEFALNYITEHLLGLPTHTS comes from the coding sequence ATGGCGACCACGGAGGCTAAGACAGGCCACAATCTCTTTCGCACCACAACCGAAATCCGGCGCGACGGCGACCATTTCGTTGTTCGCGGTCTTAAAAGCATTACCTCTGGGCTTGATGTCGCTGACCGTGTGCTCGTCTTCGGGCGCCCACCGAAGACCGCCGACGGCAAGCCAACGGGCTATACCACGATCCTGGTGGATCCGCGCGCACCCGGGGCCACGATGACGGAGCTATCGATGCGTCACCGCGAAGGCGTCAAGCAGTACCAGCTCGAGCTCAACGACGTCTGCGTGCCGCAAGAGGATCTCATCGGCGTTGAGGGGCAGGGTCTAATGGTCATGTGGCCATTCACTCACGTCGAGCGAGTGTTGACCGCGGCGCTATGCCTGGGAGTCGCTGGCTACGCCATCACCCAATCGGTGCGACGCGCCAAAGAACGCGTTGTATCCGGCACGCTGCCCATCGGCGCCAACCAGGCCATCGCCCATCCGCTTGCGGCATTGCACTCTCGCCTGGAGGCGACCCGGCTCTTTGTTTACCGTACTGCCGCGCGTTTTGACGCTGGAGTCGATGGATTCGACATTGCCGGCCACGCAAACATGGCCAAACTGCTCACGGCCGACCTCGCATTCGACGCGACCGATCACGCCATGCAGGTCATGGGCGCCGACGCGTGGGACGAACGCCAAGGCTGGCTCGACAGCTATCTCGATGCCCGATTGTCTCGCTCCGGGCCGGTTAGCAACGAGTTCGCCCTCAACTACATCACTGAGCACCTCCTTGGCCTGCCAACACACACGTCCTAA
- a CDS encoding acyl-CoA dehydrogenase family protein, translating into MTIAAVPTQSELFALSSAHLRIQTEARRIAAEFAPRAREIRQHLLDHSEMHPELWALFCDRGWPGAALPGDYGGTGGGLLAMTVVLEAFAEHNIVLWMPVLSAAIAHAISQAGPDIARDV; encoded by the coding sequence ATGACCATTGCGGCGGTCCCAACCCAGAGCGAATTGTTCGCGCTTTCATCGGCACACCTGCGAATCCAAACGGAAGCCCGCAGGATCGCTGCCGAATTCGCGCCGCGCGCCAGAGAGATTCGACAGCACTTGCTTGATCACAGCGAGATGCATCCGGAGTTGTGGGCACTGTTCTGTGACCGTGGCTGGCCGGGAGCTGCACTGCCCGGCGACTATGGCGGCACGGGTGGCGGCTTGCTGGCAATGACGGTGGTCCTGGAGGCTTTCGCCGAACATAACATCGTGCTTTGGATGCCGGTGCTGTCAGCAGCAATCGCTCACGCGATTAGTCAGGCCGGCCCCGACATCGCGCGTGACGTGTAG
- a CDS encoding TetR/AcrR family transcriptional regulator, protein MGYDRTTVTMIRERSGVSNGALFHHFPNKEAIAAGLYLDAMRCVQEGYWATLKDQPATLRDAVAGIVAKLLGWVESNQQWARFLYAQGHLDWSSDAAGELRTINRDLVLAYREWLGPFIATGQVRDLPMVVIVAVVTGPAHAIAQRWLAGQIGGSLLSYADDLIDAAVASLSGNPTSRRQRKRKLPTTGHVRLQLVADDGTVVAEGEAVTALTSMGASISAAAHHSAVRETPDRP, encoded by the coding sequence TTGGGCTATGACCGCACCACCGTGACCATGATTCGTGAACGCAGCGGTGTCTCGAACGGTGCGCTGTTCCATCACTTTCCTAATAAGGAAGCGATTGCAGCCGGGCTGTATCTCGATGCGATGCGATGCGTGCAGGAGGGGTACTGGGCGACACTGAAAGACCAGCCCGCCACCCTGCGCGATGCGGTGGCCGGAATTGTTGCCAAGTTATTGGGCTGGGTCGAGTCCAACCAGCAGTGGGCGAGGTTTCTTTACGCGCAAGGCCACCTCGACTGGTCCAGTGACGCCGCGGGCGAACTACGAACCATCAACCGCGATCTTGTGCTCGCATACCGGGAGTGGCTCGGCCCATTCATTGCGACCGGTCAAGTCCGCGATCTGCCGATGGTAGTGATTGTGGCGGTGGTCACCGGTCCGGCGCACGCCATCGCACAACGGTGGCTCGCCGGGCAGATCGGCGGATCGCTGCTGAGCTACGCCGACGACTTGATCGACGCGGCAGTCGCCAGCCTCAGCGGAAACCCAACATCACGACGCCAACGAAAACGCAAGCTACCCACCACGGGACATGTTCGCCTGCAGCTAGTCGCAGACGATGGCACGGTCGTTGCGGAAGGCGAAGCCGTCACCGCACTCACTTCTATGGGTGCTTCTATCAGTGCTGCCGCCCACCACAGCGCGGTGCGCGAAACACCAGATCGACCGTAA
- a CDS encoding nuclear transport factor 2 family protein, with translation MSADDVAADIAAIKQVKYRYLRALDTKHWDEFAETLTEDVKGDYGPSVGEELHFANRKDLVDYMRSALGPGIITEHRVTHPEITVTGDEATGAWYLQDRVIVPEFNFMLIGAAFYHDSYRRTSKGWKISSTGYDRTYDATMSLAGLDFKVKPGRALA, from the coding sequence ATGAGCGCTGACGACGTCGCCGCTGACATAGCGGCAATTAAGCAGGTCAAGTATCGCTACCTGCGGGCACTGGACACCAAGCACTGGGACGAGTTCGCCGAGACCCTAACCGAGGACGTCAAGGGCGACTACGGGCCGTCGGTGGGTGAAGAACTGCACTTCGCCAACCGCAAAGACCTGGTCGACTACATGCGTTCGGCGCTGGGTCCCGGCATCATCACCGAACACCGGGTGACCCATCCCGAGATCACGGTGACCGGTGACGAAGCCACGGGTGCCTGGTACCTACAAGACCGCGTCATCGTTCCCGAGTTCAACTTCATGCTGATCGGCGCGGCCTTTTACCACGACAGTTACCGGCGCACCAGCAAGGGCTGGAAGATCAGCTCCACCGGCTACGACCGGACCTACGATGCGACAATGTCGCTGGCGGGCTTGGATTTTAAAGTCAAACCTGGGCGCGCGCTAGCCTGA
- a CDS encoding L,D-transpeptidase family protein, with translation MRRLVAVLSAALCAVGFTMAVAPLTAAVVNPWFAHSVGNATQVISVVGVGGSNAKMDVYQRSATGWQPIAAGIPAHVGSAGLTPQAKSGYPATPMGVFTLPYAFGTAPNPGGGLKYVQVGPDHWWSGDERSPTFNTMQLCRKDQCPFDTAASENLDIPQYKHAVVMGVNTARIPGNGAAFFFHTTDGGPTEGCVAIDDDTLVQIIRWLQPGALMAIGQ, from the coding sequence GTGCGCCGACTGGTGGCTGTGCTGTCTGCTGCGCTGTGCGCGGTCGGCTTCACGATGGCGGTCGCACCGCTGACCGCAGCGGTGGTAAACCCGTGGTTCGCGCACTCTGTCGGCAATGCCACCCAAGTGATTTCCGTTGTCGGAGTGGGCGGTTCGAACGCCAAGATGGATGTCTATCAGCGCAGCGCCACGGGATGGCAGCCGATCGCGGCGGGCATACCCGCCCACGTCGGATCGGCGGGTCTGACGCCACAGGCCAAAAGCGGCTACCCGGCCACCCCGATGGGCGTATTCACGCTGCCGTATGCGTTTGGCACCGCGCCCAATCCCGGTGGGGGACTGAAGTATGTCCAGGTCGGTCCCGACCACTGGTGGAGCGGCGACGAGCGCAGCCCGACTTTCAACACCATGCAGCTCTGCCGAAAAGACCAGTGCCCGTTCGATACCGCCGCAAGCGAGAATCTCGACATCCCACAGTACAAACACGCGGTGGTGATGGGCGTCAACACCGCTCGCATCCCTGGCAACGGTGCGGCATTTTTCTTCCACACCACCGACGGCGGGCCCACCGAAGGATGCGTGGCAATCGACGACGACACGCTGGTGCAGATCATCCGCTGGCTGCAGCCCGGCGCGCTGATGGCAATCGGGCAATAG
- a CDS encoding ATP-binding cassette domain-containing protein — protein MTPTNRGITPSHPNRSSQLAAMSAESSPPLTVWLGSAMYTFPTDRDVTVGRDRDCDICLHEGDRASLGLISRTHAILRFDGAQWVAVDKSQNGVFVDGVRAPMVMIGDRQNIALGSPHGPQLTFRVATSAAPAEPRNPPTLDRMSAAQANTGNARTNRFPRAVLAPPMPRTPPAPPQPRRSGRFGDTMRFLLPPRPGVAPPGTTTVGRTQTNDVVIEDALASRMHAMLVPTPAGIEIRDNNSSNGTFVNGTRISRAVLRDGDIVTIGNTDLLAAGNTLLPRPAPAHTSGLTADGLGLNIDGHTLLTNVSFTARPGTLTAVIGPSGAGKSTLVKLIGGTTAPSAGVVSFEGHNVHAEYASMRSRIGIVPQDDVVHRQLTVEQALSYAAELRLPPDTSAADRGQVVTRVLDELDLTPHRKTRVDKLSGGQRKRASVAMELLTGPSLLILDEPTSGLDPALDRQVMTMLRRLADAGRVVIVVTHSLNYVNMCDQILLLAPGGKTAFADSPRRIGPVMGTTDWADIFARVSTDPDGVHRAFLARHPAPPRPSSSATGAVPLGVPPHTSMWRQISTIARRQTRLIAADRGYFAFLAVLPFVLGSLLLAVPGNTGLGFADPRASQADEPSEILILLNIAAVFMGTALTIRDLVGERTIFKREQAVGLSASAYLLAKVLVYSVAALIQTAVLTAILVAGKSAPTRGAVLLGNGVAELYVTLAATAIASAMVGLALSSLARSGEQILPMLVVAIMVSMVLAGGLIPVTGRMGLSQVSWLVPARWGFAASASTVDLRHIEVDVPADRLWLHSPRYWLLDMGMLVTLGLAATVLVRFRLRLPARGHAR, from the coding sequence ATGACACCGACCAACCGCGGCATCACGCCGTCCCATCCAAATCGAAGCAGCCAGCTCGCCGCGATGAGCGCGGAAAGCTCACCGCCGCTGACAGTCTGGCTCGGGTCGGCGATGTACACCTTTCCCACCGACCGGGATGTCACCGTGGGGCGCGACCGTGACTGTGACATCTGCCTGCACGAGGGTGACCGCGCTTCCCTCGGGTTGATATCACGCACGCACGCGATATTGCGGTTCGACGGCGCGCAGTGGGTTGCCGTGGACAAAAGCCAGAACGGTGTTTTCGTCGACGGCGTGCGCGCCCCGATGGTGATGATCGGCGACCGCCAGAACATCGCGCTGGGCAGCCCGCACGGACCGCAGCTAACGTTTCGTGTCGCGACCTCTGCAGCGCCGGCCGAGCCGCGCAATCCGCCGACGCTGGACCGCATGTCGGCCGCGCAGGCCAACACCGGCAACGCCAGGACGAACCGGTTCCCCCGCGCTGTGCTGGCGCCGCCGATGCCGCGAACCCCGCCCGCACCACCGCAGCCGCGGCGTTCCGGACGCTTTGGCGACACGATGCGTTTCTTACTGCCGCCGCGGCCTGGCGTCGCGCCGCCTGGGACGACGACGGTCGGCCGCACCCAGACCAACGACGTCGTCATCGAAGATGCGCTGGCATCCCGCATGCACGCGATGCTGGTGCCGACCCCGGCTGGTATCGAAATCCGCGACAACAACAGCAGCAACGGCACGTTCGTGAACGGCACCCGCATCAGCCGCGCAGTGCTGCGCGACGGCGACATCGTCACCATCGGCAACACCGACCTGCTGGCGGCGGGCAACACCTTGTTGCCGCGCCCCGCGCCTGCGCACACCAGCGGACTCACCGCCGACGGGCTGGGGCTGAACATCGACGGACACACTCTGTTGACCAACGTGTCGTTCACCGCGCGGCCCGGAACACTGACCGCGGTGATCGGGCCATCCGGTGCCGGTAAATCCACGCTCGTCAAGCTGATTGGCGGCACCACGGCGCCGAGCGCGGGAGTGGTCAGCTTCGAGGGGCACAACGTGCACGCCGAATACGCTTCGATGCGCTCCCGCATCGGGATCGTGCCCCAAGACGACGTCGTCCACCGCCAGCTGACCGTCGAACAAGCGCTGAGCTACGCCGCAGAACTGCGCCTGCCGCCGGACACCTCAGCCGCTGATCGTGGCCAGGTGGTCACCCGAGTGCTCGACGAGCTGGATCTCACCCCACACCGAAAAACCCGGGTGGACAAGCTTTCTGGAGGGCAACGCAAACGTGCATCGGTGGCGATGGAACTGTTGACTGGTCCGTCGCTGCTGATCCTCGACGAACCGACCTCAGGGCTCGACCCGGCGTTGGACCGGCAGGTGATGACGATGTTGCGCCGGCTCGCCGACGCCGGCCGGGTGGTGATCGTGGTCACCCATTCGCTGAACTACGTCAACATGTGCGACCAGATTCTGCTGCTGGCACCCGGCGGGAAGACCGCATTCGCAGACTCGCCCAGGCGGATCGGGCCGGTGATGGGAACCACCGACTGGGCCGACATCTTCGCGCGGGTCAGCACCGATCCCGACGGTGTGCACCGGGCATTCCTGGCGCGGCATCCTGCCCCTCCGCGACCATCGTCGTCCGCTACCGGCGCGGTGCCGCTTGGTGTTCCGCCGCATACCAGCATGTGGCGCCAGATTTCGACGATCGCGCGCCGCCAGACCCGGCTGATCGCCGCCGATCGCGGCTATTTTGCGTTCCTGGCTGTACTGCCGTTCGTTCTCGGCTCGCTGCTGCTGGCAGTTCCCGGTAATACCGGCCTAGGTTTCGCTGATCCGCGGGCATCACAGGCCGACGAACCCAGTGAAATCCTGATTCTGCTCAATATTGCCGCGGTGTTCATGGGCACCGCGTTGACCATCCGTGATCTGGTCGGTGAACGCACGATCTTCAAACGTGAGCAGGCTGTAGGCCTTTCGGCGTCGGCGTATCTGCTGGCCAAGGTGCTGGTCTACAGCGTTGCCGCGTTAATCCAAACCGCCGTCTTGACAGCGATTTTGGTGGCCGGGAAGAGTGCACCCACCCGCGGTGCGGTGTTGTTGGGCAATGGTGTTGCCGAGCTCTACGTAACGCTGGCGGCCACGGCCATCGCCTCAGCGATGGTTGGGCTGGCGTTGTCGTCGCTGGCCCGCTCCGGGGAACAGATTTTGCCGATGCTGGTGGTGGCGATCATGGTGTCGATGGTGTTGGCCGGCGGGCTGATCCCGGTGACTGGTCGCATGGGGCTGTCGCAGGTGTCGTGGCTGGTGCCGGCGCGGTGGGGCTTCGCGGCCTCGGCTTCGACGGTGGACCTGCGCCATATCGAAGTCGACGTGCCCGCCGACCGGCTGTGGCTGCATTCGCCGCGTTATTGGCTGCTCGATATGGGGATGCTGGTAACGCTGGGCCTGGCAGCCACAGTGTTGGTCCGGTTTCGGCTGCGGCTGCCTGCGCGCGGCCACGCTCGGTAG
- a CDS encoding DUF2563 family protein — protein MFVDTGSLHSGADDSHRAGGHAGDSANHLAGTSPVAGMFGDFAAAHEFHQAVSQAHTHHTNELRGHQQTLSDVGDKARTAATAFTDMEERNTVKLDAVRCNSDT, from the coding sequence ATGTTCGTTGACACGGGGTCGCTGCACTCGGGTGCCGATGATTCTCACCGGGCCGGCGGGCATGCTGGCGACAGCGCCAATCATTTGGCGGGCACGTCCCCGGTGGCCGGGATGTTCGGCGACTTCGCAGCAGCGCACGAGTTTCACCAGGCAGTCAGCCAAGCCCATACTCACCACACCAACGAACTGCGGGGCCACCAACAGACCCTCAGTGACGTCGGCGACAAGGCCCGCACCGCTGCGACAGCGTTCACCGATATGGAGGAACGCAACACGGTGAAGTTGGATGCGGTGCGTTGCAACTCCGATACATAA
- a CDS encoding DUF2563 family protein, which produces MRVTGIFGDFAVAEAAHQAISAGPSYHVRTLWGYQEISVELVPRRIMRHRFLLSRKGYSAKALRGLWYSYKT; this is translated from the coding sequence ATGCGCGTCACGGGCATCTTCGGCGACTTCGCCGTCGCGGAAGCGGCACATCAGGCGATCAGCGCCGGGCCCAGCTATCACGTGCGCACGTTGTGGGGTTATCAGGAGATCTCGGTGGAGTTGGTACCACGGCGAATTATGCGACATCGCTTTTTACTGAGCCGCAAAGGCTATAGCGCGAAGGCGTTGCGGGGCCTGTGGTACAGCTACAAAACATAG